From Segatella copri, the proteins below share one genomic window:
- a CDS encoding DUF2851 family protein: MEQLLHYVWKHKLFPLSPLTTTWHQAVEVIDPGLHNRNAGPDFFNAKIKLNGTLWVGNVEIHDKASDWYVHGHDKDERYDNVILHVCGTIDVEAKNSKGEPLVQLQLDIPENVSKHYQELLSIDQYPPCYQIIPSLTRLTVHSWMSALQTERLSQKTDAIEARVKQCNGDWENAYFVTLARNYGFGINGDAFEQWAYHLPLRAVDHHRDDLFQIEAIFLGQAGLLELNTIPERYQKDALNDGYFSRLRNEYLYLSHKFSLQPMDYKQWRFLRLRPQNFPHIRISQLANLYYNRRASLSQLLEASTVKEAKQVLSTSVTEYWETHYTFGSTSIRNEKHLSPFSLNLLIINTVVPILFAYGRHRGEEKYCDRAFDFLEELKAENNHIVRMWKQCGLPVENAGDSQALIQLKKEYCDRKECLRCRIGYEYLKR; this comes from the coding sequence ATGGAGCAACTCCTTCACTACGTGTGGAAGCACAAGCTCTTCCCACTCTCTCCACTCACCACCACCTGGCACCAGGCTGTGGAAGTAATTGACCCCGGACTGCACAACCGCAATGCAGGGCCCGATTTCTTCAATGCCAAAATCAAACTCAACGGAACCCTATGGGTGGGAAACGTGGAGATTCACGACAAGGCAAGCGACTGGTATGTGCACGGACATGATAAGGATGAACGCTACGACAACGTCATCCTGCACGTTTGCGGAACCATCGATGTAGAAGCCAAGAACTCGAAAGGCGAGCCCCTCGTGCAGTTGCAGCTCGACATCCCCGAAAACGTATCGAAACATTATCAGGAACTGCTGAGCATCGACCAGTATCCTCCCTGCTACCAGATTATCCCATCGCTCACCCGCCTCACCGTGCACAGTTGGATGAGCGCCCTGCAAACCGAGCGCTTATCTCAGAAAACCGATGCAATAGAGGCGCGCGTGAAGCAATGTAACGGCGATTGGGAGAACGCCTACTTCGTGACCCTGGCGCGCAACTACGGGTTCGGAATCAACGGCGACGCGTTCGAGCAGTGGGCTTACCATCTGCCGCTGAGAGCCGTAGACCATCATCGCGACGACCTCTTCCAGATAGAAGCCATCTTCCTGGGGCAAGCCGGACTGCTGGAGCTGAACACCATTCCCGAAAGATATCAGAAAGACGCACTGAACGACGGGTATTTCTCCCGGTTGAGGAACGAATATCTCTATCTCTCGCATAAATTCTCACTGCAGCCGATGGATTACAAGCAGTGGCGCTTCCTGCGCCTGCGTCCGCAGAACTTCCCTCACATCCGCATCTCGCAGTTAGCCAATCTTTATTATAACCGCCGGGCCAGCCTCAGCCAGCTGCTCGAGGCAAGCACGGTGAAGGAGGCGAAGCAGGTGCTCTCAACCAGCGTTACGGAGTATTGGGAAACCCATTATACCTTCGGCAGCACGAGCATCCGTAACGAGAAGCATCTCTCCCCTTTCTCGCTCAATCTGCTCATCATCAACACCGTGGTTCCCATCCTCTTTGCCTATGGAAGGCACCGGGGAGAGGAGAAATACTGCGACCGCGCCTTCGACTTCCTGGAGGAGCTGAAGGCCGAGAATAACCACATAGTAAGGATGTGGAAGCAATGCGGGCTGCCGGTGGAGAACGCCGGGGATAGCCAGGCGCTCATACAGCTGAAGAAGGAATACTGCGACAGGAAGGAATGCCTGAGGTGCAGGATAGGGTATGAATACTTGAAGAGATAA
- a CDS encoding acyl-CoA thioesterase: MSRYIFETKMEVRDYECDIEGIVNNANYLHYMEHTRHLFLKECGLSFAEMHNKGVDAVVARMNLQYKVPLQCDDEFFSRLWLEKQGVRYVFHQDIFRAKDEKLCLKATVELVCLINGKLGNSEDYDKAFEKYFSSQG; encoded by the coding sequence ATGAGCAGATATATTTTTGAGACGAAGATGGAAGTAAGAGATTATGAGTGCGATATTGAGGGCATCGTGAACAATGCCAACTATCTGCACTACATGGAACATACCCGCCATCTCTTTCTGAAGGAATGCGGCCTCAGTTTTGCCGAAATGCACAACAAGGGCGTGGATGCTGTGGTGGCGAGAATGAACCTGCAGTATAAGGTTCCGCTGCAATGCGATGATGAATTCTTCTCGCGTCTGTGGCTGGAGAAGCAGGGCGTGAGATATGTTTTCCATCAGGACATCTTCCGTGCCAAGGACGAGAAACTCTGCCTCAAGGCAACCGTAGAGCTCGTCTGCCTCATCAACGGAAAGCTGGGCAACAGCGAGGACTACGACAAGGCATTCGAGAAATATTTCTCATCCCAAGGTTAA
- the dapB gene encoding 4-hydroxy-tetrahydrodipicolinate reductase, translating into MKIALIGYGKMGHMIEEIALQRGHEIVCKIDVNNPQDIDSSEFCSADVAIEFTNPTAAYGNYLKAFSHNVKVVSGSTGWMKDHKEDVEKLCADGKQTLFWASNFSIGVAIFSAVNRYLAKIMNGFPQYSVCMQETHHVHKLDAPSGTAITLAEEIIDNIDRKKDWKRGVTYWTEDGHHDEGDANITDEDLVINCVRDGEVPGIHAVMYDSDADMITIEHSAHSRKGFALGAVLAAEFTANHSGLLTTSDLFKF; encoded by the coding sequence ATGAAAATTGCTTTGATCGGCTACGGAAAGATGGGACACATGATCGAGGAGATCGCCCTGCAGCGTGGCCACGAAATTGTTTGTAAGATTGACGTGAATAACCCTCAAGACATCGACAGCTCGGAGTTCTGCTCTGCCGATGTTGCCATTGAGTTTACCAACCCTACTGCCGCCTACGGCAACTATCTGAAGGCTTTCTCTCACAACGTGAAGGTGGTTTCAGGTTCTACAGGTTGGATGAAAGACCATAAGGAAGACGTGGAGAAGCTCTGCGCCGATGGTAAGCAGACCCTCTTCTGGGCGTCTAACTTCAGCATCGGTGTAGCCATTTTCTCTGCCGTAAACCGTTATCTGGCTAAAATCATGAATGGTTTCCCACAGTACTCAGTATGCATGCAGGAAACCCACCACGTTCATAAGCTCGATGCGCCATCTGGAACAGCCATCACCCTTGCCGAGGAAATCATCGACAACATCGACAGAAAGAAGGATTGGAAGCGTGGCGTAACTTACTGGACTGAGGATGGCCATCACGATGAGGGCGATGCAAACATCACCGATGAGGATTTGGTTATCAACTGCGTACGCGATGGCGAGGTTCCGGGAATCCACGCCGTGATGTATGACAGCGATGCTGATATGATTACCATCGAGCACAGTGCCCATTCACGCAAGGGTTTCGCCCTGGGAGCCGTTCTCGCAGCCGAGTTTACAGCCAACCATTCCGGCTTGCTCACCACATCAGATTTATTTAAGTTCTAA
- a CDS encoding S26 family signal peptidase, with protein sequence MIDKEKQKLNMKVQWAKFAVVLALYLLFLVWVESWLGLIVVPFIFDVYITKKIHWQWWKDEEGPIRFIMSWVDALVFALVAVYFINLFFFQNYVIPSSSLEKSLLTGDYLFVSKVSYGPRIPETPLTMPLTQHTMPLVNVKSYVEWPHWDYRRVKGLGNVKLNDIVVFNYPAGDTLVNEERYQANDYYQMVYSIGDQLMQQNGQEKDVRAMNPLQQRHYFEQVYATGRNYISSMPGEYGDIISRPTDRRENYVKRCVGLPGQTLQIKNRIVYLNGKANKEPDNVQYTYKMKLKGEFPIDLADELGITNEDLLMYNQSGVIPLTKKAYLALKANRNLVESISINTDATYGDLYPLNAYTGWTRDNYGPVWIPKKGESIALTLKNLPVYERCIKVYEGNDLKVDNAGRIFINGKLAKSYTFKLDYYWMMGDNRHNSADSRYWGFVPEDHIVGKPIFIWWSHSPDHPGFSGIRWNRLFTFVDNIK encoded by the coding sequence ATGATAGATAAAGAGAAACAAAAACTCAATATGAAGGTACAGTGGGCGAAGTTCGCAGTGGTTCTCGCCCTCTATCTTCTCTTTCTGGTTTGGGTAGAAAGTTGGCTGGGACTCATCGTGGTTCCATTCATCTTCGATGTTTACATCACCAAGAAGATTCACTGGCAGTGGTGGAAGGATGAGGAAGGTCCTATCCGTTTCATCATGAGCTGGGTAGATGCGCTGGTGTTCGCGCTCGTAGCGGTTTATTTCATCAACCTCTTCTTCTTCCAGAACTACGTCATTCCGTCTTCCTCTCTCGAAAAGAGTCTCCTTACGGGCGACTATCTCTTTGTGAGCAAGGTAAGCTATGGTCCTCGTATCCCTGAAACTCCGCTCACCATGCCGCTCACCCAGCACACCATGCCGCTGGTCAACGTGAAGAGCTACGTGGAGTGGCCTCACTGGGATTACCGCCGCGTAAAGGGTTTGGGCAACGTGAAGCTCAACGACATCGTGGTGTTCAACTATCCTGCAGGCGATACGCTCGTCAATGAGGAGCGCTATCAGGCGAATGATTACTATCAGATGGTTTACAGCATCGGCGACCAGCTGATGCAGCAGAACGGACAGGAAAAGGATGTACGTGCGATGAACCCATTGCAGCAGCGCCACTATTTTGAGCAGGTTTATGCTACAGGCCGCAACTACATCAGCAGTATGCCGGGCGAATATGGCGACATTATCAGCCGTCCTACCGACCGCCGCGAGAACTATGTAAAGCGCTGCGTGGGCTTGCCTGGTCAGACCCTGCAGATCAAGAACCGCATCGTTTATCTGAACGGAAAGGCGAACAAGGAGCCTGATAACGTGCAGTATACTTATAAGATGAAGCTCAAGGGCGAGTTCCCTATCGACCTTGCCGATGAGCTGGGAATCACCAACGAAGACCTGCTGATGTATAATCAGAGCGGCGTGATTCCACTCACCAAGAAGGCTTATCTGGCGCTGAAGGCGAACAGAAACCTCGTAGAGAGCATCTCTATCAATACGGATGCAACCTATGGCGACCTCTATCCGCTCAACGCCTATACCGGCTGGACAAGAGATAATTACGGTCCGGTTTGGATTCCGAAGAAGGGCGAGAGCATCGCTCTGACGCTGAAGAATCTGCCTGTATACGAGCGTTGCATCAAGGTTTACGAGGGCAACGACCTGAAGGTAGACAACGCTGGCCGCATCTTCATCAACGGCAAGCTGGCGAAGAGTTACACCTTCAAGCTCGACTACTACTGGATGATGGGCGACAACCGCCACAACTCAGCCGACAGCCGCTACTGGGGTTTCGTGCCTGAGGATCACATCGTGGGCAAGCCTATCTTTATCTGGTGGAGCCACAGCCCAGATCATCCGGGCTTCTCAGGCATCCGTTGGAACCGCCTCTTCACTTTCGTAGACAATATTAAGTAA
- a CDS encoding S26 family signal peptidase, with product MKTAVKFLIALVLSLLLAWAVRTYVFTIFSVPQGGLPPQLKAGNRVIVNRIDCENFGRGDVVVFTDTVVYQPKNQRRKRVFESHFIGRIEKLPGDTLRIDTVQFVIPTVCCKRCGCKDCRFYLLKTPTGQQLVHKHQMIGKAHKLF from the coding sequence TTGAAGACTGCCGTCAAATTCCTAATAGCATTGGTGTTGTCGCTGCTCCTGGCTTGGGCAGTGCGTACCTATGTTTTCACTATCTTCTCGGTGCCTCAGGGTGGGCTTCCGCCCCAGCTGAAGGCAGGCAACCGGGTGATAGTGAACAGGATTGACTGCGAAAATTTCGGGCGTGGCGATGTGGTTGTTTTCACCGATACGGTGGTTTACCAGCCCAAGAACCAGCGCCGCAAGCGCGTCTTCGAGTCTCATTTCATAGGCAGGATAGAGAAGCTTCCTGGCGATACGCTGCGCATCGACACCGTGCAGTTCGTCATCCCAACCGTATGCTGCAAGCGCTGCGGCTGCAAGGATTGCCGCTTCTATCTCTTGAAGACGCCAACCGGCCAGCAGCTCGTCCACAAGCACCAGATGATAGGCAAAGCCCATAAGCTGTTCTAG
- a CDS encoding WbqC family protein — protein MKALLSSTYFGPIQWYQKLNRYDECLIERHESFIKQTYRNRMIIPTTNGPLSLTIPTNHDISLSMKDIRISDHANWRHVHWNALLSAYGESPFFEYYQDDIRPFYEKKYEFLFDFNMETTEKMIELLDIRPKISVTDEYVLSEERKVKSEERKVKSEETTFGDRRESQFNSPEAQAQFNIQHSTFNTQISDFRDAIRPKKPLPDPEFESKRYYQVYGQKHGFQPNMSILDLLFNEGNEAIFFL, from the coding sequence TTGAAAGCCCTTCTTTCCTCCACATATTTCGGCCCCATCCAGTGGTACCAGAAGCTGAACCGCTACGATGAATGCCTGATAGAGCGCCACGAGAGCTTTATCAAGCAAACCTATCGTAACCGTATGATCATCCCTACCACCAACGGCCCCCTCTCGCTCACCATCCCCACCAATCACGACATCTCTCTGTCGATGAAGGACATCCGCATCTCCGACCACGCCAACTGGCGCCACGTGCATTGGAATGCGCTCCTTTCCGCCTATGGCGAGAGCCCTTTCTTCGAGTATTACCAGGACGACATCCGCCCCTTCTACGAGAAGAAATACGAGTTCCTCTTCGATTTCAACATGGAGACAACCGAGAAGATGATAGAGCTCCTCGACATCCGTCCAAAGATAAGCGTTACTGATGAATACGTTTTAAGTGAAGAACGAAAAGTGAAGAGTGAAGAACGAAAAGTGAAGAGTGAAGAAACAACGTTCGGCGACCGAAGGGAAAGCCAATTCAATAGCCCTGAGGCGCAAGCCCAATTCAACATTCAACACTCAACATTCAACACTCAGATAAGTGATTTCCGCGATGCGATTCGCCCCAAGAAACCGCTTCCTGACCCCGAATTCGAGTCGAAGCGCTATTACCAGGTTTACGGGCAGAAACACGGTTTTCAGCCCAATATGAGCATCCTTGACCTCCTTTTCAATGAAGGCAACGAGGCGATATTCTTCCTGT